One segment of Virgibacillus doumboii DNA contains the following:
- a CDS encoding TetR/AcrR family transcriptional regulator, translated as MKEQITAQSIKLFERKGFSETSIKDIVNALEVTKGTFYYYFSSKEQLLMDIHLDYITNLLERQQRILDDENLTQKQKLSKIIRLLIMDIADKGPRARVFFREVRNLADENIEIIKEKRDQFRLNIEKTVRDGVNTGEFRKGLRTDMITFGILGVTNWSYQWYKPDGEVAPEELVEVYVNMILKGIET; from the coding sequence ATGAAAGAACAAATCACAGCACAGAGTATAAAACTATTTGAGAGAAAAGGTTTCAGCGAGACTTCCATCAAGGACATTGTAAATGCATTGGAAGTAACAAAGGGAACCTTTTACTACTATTTTTCGAGTAAAGAACAACTGCTGATGGACATTCATTTGGATTATATTACAAATCTGTTAGAACGGCAGCAGCGCATACTGGACGATGAGAACCTTACTCAAAAGCAAAAGTTAAGTAAAATAATCCGCTTATTAATTATGGATATTGCTGATAAAGGACCCAGAGCACGCGTTTTTTTTCGGGAGGTACGTAATTTAGCTGACGAAAACATTGAAATTATTAAAGAAAAACGCGATCAGTTTCGCCTGAATATCGAAAAAACGGTGCGGGATGGCGTGAACACCGGGGAGTTTCGTAAAGGACTGCGGACAGATATGATTACGTTTGGCATTTTAGGTGTAACAAATTGGAGCTATCAGTGGTATAAGCCGGATGGTGAAGTTGCACCGGAGGAATTAGTGGAGGTTTATGTAAATATGATTCTGAAGGGGATTGAGACGTAG
- a CDS encoding acyl-CoA thioesterase — MRAVDIKVRVGETDALGHINNTSYFIYMEETRIDFLQKLGIDIENGNYAFMLVSTKCDFIRQGYFGQTLQISTEVSRIGTKSITLSSLMVEKESGDVIAQGEAVLVYFDVDKQQSVVIPDSFKTKLEAHVRSA, encoded by the coding sequence ATGCGAGCGGTGGATATTAAAGTACGAGTTGGTGAAACGGATGCTTTAGGTCATATCAACAATACAAGCTATTTTATTTACATGGAAGAGACCAGAATTGATTTTTTGCAGAAGCTTGGAATTGATATCGAGAATGGTAACTATGCATTTATGCTTGTCTCCACAAAGTGCGATTTCATCAGGCAAGGATATTTTGGACAGACACTGCAGATTTCTACAGAAGTATCACGGATCGGCACGAAAAGTATAACACTGTCAAGTCTGATGGTTGAAAAGGAATCAGGTGACGTAATCGCTCAAGGTGAAGCGGTTCTTGTTTATTTCGATGTCGATAAACAGCAATCAGTAGTTATTCCAGATTCGTTTAAAACAAAACTGGAGGCACATGTACGTTCAGCGTAA
- a CDS encoding DinB family protein — translation MSNAMDGAVNGWLQHRKVLDDLLALVDDEHMNYRPWDGAMSLGELAIHIVTSTHMFVKGIKKGEFESPPKETNYQTINDVREIVQRYTEETKEEISTIFTYQMKGYILFNNMRAPGTYWFSNAIDHEVHHKGQLFTYVRMTGVKNVPFFTRQPDEI, via the coding sequence ATGAGTAATGCAATGGATGGAGCTGTGAATGGCTGGCTGCAGCATCGGAAGGTGCTGGATGATTTGCTGGCGCTGGTGGATGATGAGCATATGAATTACAGGCCCTGGGATGGTGCCATGTCACTTGGGGAACTGGCTATACATATCGTCACGTCAACACACATGTTTGTGAAAGGGATTAAAAAAGGTGAATTTGAAAGTCCTCCAAAGGAAACGAATTATCAAACGATAAATGATGTCCGCGAAATCGTGCAGCGGTACACCGAAGAAACCAAGGAAGAGATTTCAACCATTTTTACTTACCAGATGAAAGGTTATATTTTGTTCAATAACATGCGCGCACCTGGTACTTATTGGTTCTCCAATGCGATTGATCATGAAGTCCATCATAAGGGACAGCTGTTCACATACGTTCGCATGACCGGCGTAAAAAACGTACCATTTTTCACCCGTCAGCCGGATGAAATTTAG
- the cbpA gene encoding cyclic di-AMP binding protein CbpA, giving the protein MLVKNDYVRKQEVVFVKENDSLEYAMKRLDESGYRCIPVLDEKERSYVGNIYKVDLLEYEQRKALSGYVNELVTDQDGHVKEDDSFFKVFSSIKRLPYLAIVDDSKEFLGILTNGNVIQVLENAWGANNGSYSLTIGTIEYAGVLRKILKIINKYCNVQSVISLNNGSKYVRRICIVLPIEVDEETVRKIEKDLEKSDYTVTDVEKLN; this is encoded by the coding sequence ATGCTCGTAAAAAACGATTATGTAAGAAAACAGGAGGTTGTATTTGTAAAGGAAAATGACAGCCTGGAGTATGCAATGAAAAGGCTGGATGAGTCAGGTTACCGCTGTATCCCTGTTTTGGATGAAAAAGAACGCAGCTATGTCGGGAACATATATAAGGTCGATTTACTCGAATATGAACAGAGAAAAGCTTTAAGTGGATATGTAAATGAACTAGTAACAGATCAGGATGGACATGTGAAAGAGGACGATTCATTTTTTAAAGTGTTTTCATCGATTAAGCGGCTTCCATATCTTGCAATCGTTGATGATTCAAAAGAATTCCTGGGAATACTGACAAACGGAAATGTTATTCAGGTATTGGAAAATGCCTGGGGAGCAAACAATGGAAGTTACTCACTTACGATTGGAACGATCGAGTACGCGGGTGTATTACGGAAGATACTCAAAATCATCAACAAATATTGTAATGTGCAGAGTGTCATTTCCCTGAACAACGGCTCTAAATATGTAAGAAGGATTTGTATCGTCCTGCCTATCGAAGTGGATGAAGAAACCGTACGAAAAATCGAGAAAGATCTCGAGAAAAGCGACTACACTGTAACCGATGTGGAAAAATTGAATTAA
- a CDS encoding 2-phosphosulfolactate phosphatase encodes MVKVHLLWKKEEINDEQMDADKIAVVFDVLLASSTITACLAYGAKQVTPVLNEAEALREADNFEKEDVCLVGEYDGITIKGFLDPLPLTLKNHVADRPVVLSTTNGTVAIRKAASAKKVYIASLLNGDAVAGRIVETYDSETIVAVCSGSKNQFCIEDFYGAGYFIEQLVNTYGDDVDLTDSALAAKLFYENMSEEALNVLSHSSVGKMMEHYGLDKDVEFVGRKGVFSVVPRLVNNKIIVMDEAKKPVKEADETNEGSTI; translated from the coding sequence ATGGTGAAGGTTCATCTCCTTTGGAAAAAGGAAGAAATAAATGACGAGCAAATGGATGCGGATAAAATTGCTGTAGTTTTCGATGTGCTTCTGGCATCTTCAACGATTACAGCGTGCCTGGCATATGGGGCTAAACAGGTGACTCCTGTCCTTAATGAAGCAGAAGCATTAAGGGAAGCCGACAATTTTGAAAAGGAAGATGTTTGTCTGGTTGGTGAATATGACGGGATTACGATAAAGGGGTTTTTGGATCCCCTTCCATTAACGCTTAAGAATCATGTGGCTGATAGACCGGTAGTCCTGTCAACAACGAATGGTACGGTGGCAATTCGAAAAGCAGCATCTGCCAAAAAAGTGTACATTGCTTCACTGTTAAATGGCGATGCTGTAGCCGGTAGGATTGTTGAAACATATGACAGCGAAACGATAGTCGCCGTTTGCTCCGGATCGAAAAATCAATTTTGTATCGAGGATTTCTATGGAGCAGGTTACTTTATCGAACAACTGGTGAATACCTATGGAGATGATGTTGACTTAACCGATAGTGCATTAGCTGCAAAATTGTTTTATGAAAATATGTCTGAAGAGGCATTGAATGTGCTTAGTCATTCAAGCGTAGGTAAGATGATGGAGCATTATGGATTGGATAAAGATGTGGAGTTTGTTGGAAGAAAAGGTGTTTTTTCCGTTGTTCCTCGTTTAGTTAACAATAAAATAATTGTTATGGATGAAGCAAAAAAACCCGTTAAGGAGGCTGATGAAACAAATGAAGGCAGTACAATTTAA
- a CDS encoding HAD family hydrolase, whose translation MSVRAVFIDMDGTLLNAKKLFNAFGINPNEAAAIGDGPNDVKMLRHAGIGVAMGNAGEEVKAAADIVIGHHENDGLAQFIERYFVKSFSAYVI comes from the coding sequence TTGAGTGTTCGTGCAGTATTTATTGATATGGATGGTACGCTGTTAAATGCAAAAAAGTTGTTTAACGCGTTTGGAATTAATCCAAATGAAGCAGCAGCCATTGGGGATGGGCCCAATGACGTTAAGATGCTTCGTCATGCCGGTATTGGTGTGGCAATGGGTAATGCTGGCGAAGAGGTTAAAGCAGCAGCTGATATTGTAATAGGTCACCATGAAAATGATGGATTAGCTCAATTTATAGAAAGATACTTTGTTAAATCATTCAGTGCCTATGTAATATAA
- a CDS encoding acyl-CoA dehydrogenase, giving the protein MDFSYSDKVIELQKKVTDFMVEHVYPNEKVYEEQLNQQGNRWAEVPPIMEELKEKAKSQGLWNLFLPDSDYGAGLTNQEYAPLCEIMGRSLIGPEVFNCNAPDTGNMEVLDRYGTEEQKQKWLIPLLDGEIRSCFSMTEPDVASSDATNIESSIVRDGDAYVINGRKWWSSGAGDPRCKIAIVMGKNDPKAARHEQQSMILVPLDTPGVTIKRMLPVFGYDHAPHGHAEITYDNVRVPAENMIWGEAKGFAIAQGRLGPGRIHHCMRLIGAAERALEDLCKRVQSRVAFGKKIAEQGVVQEWIAESRIDIEQARLLTLKAAYMMDTVGNKAAKTEIAMIKVVAPSMALRVIDRAIQAFGGAGVSDDVTLAAHWANARTLRLADGPDEVHRRQIAKLELRKYS; this is encoded by the coding sequence ATGGATTTTTCATATTCGGATAAAGTTATCGAATTGCAGAAGAAGGTAACGGATTTTATGGTAGAGCATGTTTACCCAAATGAAAAAGTATATGAAGAACAGCTGAATCAGCAGGGAAATCGTTGGGCAGAGGTACCACCAATCATGGAAGAGTTAAAGGAGAAAGCTAAATCACAAGGGTTATGGAACTTATTTTTACCGGATAGTGATTATGGTGCGGGGTTAACCAATCAGGAATATGCGCCATTATGTGAGATTATGGGACGGTCGCTGATAGGCCCGGAAGTATTTAATTGTAATGCGCCTGATACCGGTAATATGGAAGTTCTTGACCGCTATGGCACGGAGGAGCAGAAACAAAAATGGCTGATTCCGCTTCTGGATGGTGAGATTCGCTCGTGTTTTTCAATGACGGAGCCTGATGTTGCCTCAAGTGATGCGACGAATATCGAATCAAGCATTGTCAGAGATGGTGATGCGTATGTAATAAATGGCCGAAAGTGGTGGTCATCCGGTGCTGGTGATCCACGATGTAAAATCGCTATTGTCATGGGAAAAAATGACCCAAAAGCTGCGCGGCACGAACAACAGTCCATGATTTTGGTTCCGCTGGATACGCCGGGTGTAACGATTAAGCGAATGCTGCCTGTTTTTGGTTACGACCATGCACCACATGGACATGCAGAAATTACCTATGACAATGTTAGAGTGCCTGCAGAGAATATGATCTGGGGGGAAGCGAAAGGTTTCGCAATTGCACAAGGCCGGCTTGGCCCTGGCCGCATTCATCATTGCATGCGACTTATCGGAGCAGCAGAACGTGCACTTGAAGATTTATGTAAGCGTGTTCAAAGCCGGGTTGCTTTTGGTAAAAAAATAGCAGAACAGGGTGTTGTTCAGGAGTGGATTGCAGAGTCACGGATTGATATTGAACAAGCACGTCTATTAACGCTGAAAGCAGCTTACATGATGGATACGGTCGGTAACAAAGCAGCAAAAACAGAAATAGCCATGATTAAAGTTGTCGCACCAAGTATGGCACTGCGTGTGATTGACAGGGCAATTCAAGCGTTTGGCGGTGCAGGGGTCAGTGATGATGTCACGCTTGCTGCACATTGGGCAAACGCACGCACACTCCGGTTAGCGGATGGCCCGGATGAAGTACACCGCCGGCAGATAGCAAAGCTGGAACTTCGGAAATATTCATAG
- a CDS encoding TraB/GumN family protein, whose translation MTEENITRIHLDDKEFILIGTAHVSKHSAEQVKEVIESEQPDSVCIELDEQRYNSIKEGNKWKDMDIFKVIKEKKATLLLMNLAISSFQKRMAKQFGINAGQEMMQGIESAEEIDANLVLADRNIQTTFSRIWGNIGLKGKAILLMQVIGSIFTKETISEEELEKMKTQDMLNSMLQEFTESFPKLKKPLIDERDQYLSQKIKDAPGNKIVAVLGAAHVPGIKEEINKEHDLERLSQLPPKSKVPKIIGWSIPILILAIIAYTFYMNPSAGFQQTISWVVWNGSFSALGALIALGHPLTIVTAFLVAPLTSLNPLIAAGWFAGIVQAYIRRPNVADFENLSEDVFSVKGFWNNKVSRILLVVVLANLGSSLGTFIGGADVLRLFFENI comes from the coding sequence ATGACAGAAGAGAACATTACCAGAATACATCTGGATGATAAAGAATTTATACTGATTGGCACAGCCCACGTATCAAAACACAGTGCGGAACAGGTAAAAGAAGTCATCGAATCAGAACAGCCTGATTCAGTCTGTATCGAACTGGATGAACAACGATACAATTCGATTAAAGAAGGCAACAAATGGAAAGACATGGATATTTTCAAGGTTATTAAAGAAAAGAAGGCAACATTACTATTAATGAACCTTGCTATATCATCATTTCAAAAACGTATGGCAAAGCAGTTTGGCATTAATGCAGGCCAGGAAATGATGCAAGGAATTGAATCAGCCGAAGAAATCGATGCCAACCTCGTCCTCGCTGATAGAAATATTCAAACAACCTTTTCTCGTATTTGGGGAAATATAGGGCTAAAAGGGAAAGCAATCCTGCTCATGCAGGTGATTGGGAGTATTTTCACGAAAGAGACGATTTCAGAAGAAGAACTGGAGAAAATGAAAACACAGGATATGCTGAATTCTATGCTCCAGGAATTTACCGAAAGCTTTCCAAAATTAAAGAAACCATTAATAGACGAACGGGACCAGTACTTGTCCCAAAAAATCAAAGATGCCCCCGGCAATAAAATTGTCGCTGTTTTGGGAGCGGCTCATGTCCCCGGTATTAAGGAAGAGATAAACAAGGAACATGATCTGGAACGGTTATCACAGCTCCCGCCTAAATCAAAAGTTCCGAAAATAATTGGCTGGTCAATTCCAATCCTTATTCTCGCTATAATTGCCTATACATTCTATATGAATCCTTCTGCCGGTTTTCAGCAGACAATCAGTTGGGTCGTGTGGAACGGGTCCTTTTCAGCATTGGGAGCACTGATTGCTTTAGGGCATCCATTAACGATTGTAACAGCATTTCTTGTAGCGCCATTAACGTCCCTGAATCCATTAATTGCAGCAGGCTGGTTTGCAGGGATAGTACAAGCCTATATCCGCCGGCCAAATGTGGCGGACTTTGAAAATCTTTCAGAAGATGTTTTTAGTGTCAAAGGGTTTTGGAATAATAAGGTAAGCCGTATTCTGCTCGTCGTTGTTCTGGCAAATCTGGGCAGTTCGTTAGGAACATTTATTGGTGGAGCCGATGTCCTTCGGTTATTTTTTGAAAATATATAA
- a CDS encoding phosphotransferase family protein yields the protein MEAGFKDTIDVRKGEELNHDALIAFIRENITEVPDGKLEIEQFGAGHSNLTYLLRIEAWEAVLRRPPLGPVAPKAHDMEREYTVLSGLNPSFPTAPKPYIFSDDTSIVGSPFFIMERRKGIVLDTELPEGIAYEKMLGRKISQLMVDKLVELHQIDYTKTSLVNIAKPDGFMERQVKGWIKRYDHSKTDDVQGVDELTKWLVNNIPNSPAPAIIHYDYKLNNAMFTEDFSEMNGLFDWEMTTVGDPLADLGAAMSYWIEADDPELLKKGLGKPPVTVMDGFFTRSEFIEDYAKKSGRDVSTIHFYLTFAYFKLAVICQQIYYRYKKGQTSDPRFAHFNKFVANLINYALHTAKGV from the coding sequence TTGGAAGCCGGTTTTAAAGATACGATTGATGTTCGAAAAGGGGAAGAACTTAATCATGATGCTTTGATAGCATTTATCCGGGAAAATATCACAGAGGTTCCGGATGGCAAGTTGGAAATCGAGCAATTCGGTGCAGGCCATTCCAATTTAACGTATTTATTGCGGATTGAGGCGTGGGAAGCTGTACTGCGCAGACCGCCGCTTGGCCCTGTTGCACCAAAGGCACATGATATGGAGCGGGAATATACGGTTTTATCAGGTTTAAACCCGTCATTTCCAACCGCACCAAAGCCGTACATTTTTTCCGATGATACAAGCATTGTCGGGAGTCCATTTTTTATTATGGAGCGAAGAAAAGGTATTGTGCTTGATACGGAATTACCAGAGGGAATAGCGTATGAAAAGATGCTGGGTCGCAAAATTTCGCAACTCATGGTGGACAAATTAGTGGAACTGCATCAAATTGATTACACGAAAACCAGTCTTGTAAACATCGCTAAGCCGGATGGGTTTATGGAACGGCAGGTCAAAGGCTGGATTAAGCGGTACGATCATTCAAAAACGGATGATGTCCAGGGTGTTGATGAGTTAACAAAGTGGCTTGTGAATAATATTCCCAATTCACCGGCACCTGCCATTATCCATTATGATTATAAACTGAATAATGCCATGTTTACAGAAGATTTCAGTGAGATGAATGGATTGTTTGATTGGGAAATGACAACCGTCGGGGACCCATTGGCAGATCTTGGGGCAGCTATGAGCTATTGGATTGAAGCGGACGATCCGGAGCTGCTGAAAAAAGGACTTGGCAAACCACCGGTAACCGTGATGGATGGTTTTTTTACCCGCTCGGAATTCATCGAGGATTACGCAAAGAAGAGTGGCCGAGATGTATCAACGATTCACTTTTACCTGACATTTGCGTATTTTAAGCTTGCAGTGATTTGTCAGCAAATCTATTACAGGTATAAAAAAGGGCAGACAAGTGATCCAAGATTTGCCCACTTTAATAAATTTGTTGCGAATTTAATTAACTATGCATTGCATACTGCCAAAGGTGTGTGA
- a CDS encoding LysM peptidoglycan-binding domain-containing protein produces MICLSIVRQTHFIYTVQPGDTLYGIASRFSSTPQAIANANHFYPPVTAGPDLIYPGQLLIVPSNATANASTFFVVNPGNELYFIALRFSASVDLIAGINESINNPDMIFAGQQLLVPAFIYNVEQGDSIYNIEQRFGIPRANIIRANLDRPGFSPDVIWPGYSLIIPMRTSVNIAVAHPLPGTVIQSGQRIAGWARAFEATVLHQVVDSNGVVVSAERSVMASQGAPAYGWFEASLPFDRQPTSNTGEILVYTRSAATNQMQDLVRVQVYFS; encoded by the coding sequence GTGATATGTTTGAGTATTGTCAGACAAACCCACTTTATTTATACGGTACAGCCAGGCGACACCCTTTATGGCATTGCTTCCCGATTTTCAAGCACTCCACAGGCAATTGCAAATGCCAATCACTTTTATCCTCCCGTAACTGCCGGCCCTGACTTAATTTATCCGGGTCAGTTGTTAATTGTACCATCCAACGCAACCGCTAATGCATCAACCTTTTTTGTAGTTAATCCAGGGAACGAATTGTACTTCATCGCGTTACGCTTTTCAGCCAGTGTGGATTTGATTGCCGGAATCAATGAAAGTATTAATAATCCGGATATGATCTTTGCCGGGCAGCAATTACTTGTGCCTGCATTTATTTATAATGTGGAACAGGGTGATTCCATTTATAATATTGAACAGCGGTTTGGCATTCCAAGGGCAAATATCATCCGTGCTAACCTTGATCGGCCGGGTTTTTCACCAGATGTTATTTGGCCGGGATATTCATTGATTATTCCAATGCGGACTTCTGTGAACATTGCTGTTGCTCACCCTTTACCAGGAACTGTGATTCAAAGCGGACAAAGAATAGCGGGATGGGCACGGGCTTTTGAAGCTACCGTCCTTCATCAGGTAGTTGACAGTAATGGGGTAGTCGTCTCGGCTGAAAGGTCTGTTATGGCTTCGCAGGGAGCACCGGCTTATGGGTGGTTTGAAGCTTCATTGCCATTTGATCGACAGCCAACATCCAACACCGGAGAAATACTTGTGTATACACGTAGTGCAGCAACAAATCAAATGCAGGATCTGGTGAGGGTCCAAGTGTATTTTAGTTAA
- a CDS encoding Lin0512 family protein, with product MKQILFIQTGTGNDVHGQDVTKAAVRAVEDAIYRNSMPGIAGSLPDGKIENMKVNVRVAVPLDRDKLDVEQVKRVIPYGDVMVDVTDGGMATSSGIILEDKEDENDLMYIVNAAVEVGY from the coding sequence GTGAAACAAATTCTTTTTATACAAACAGGAACCGGAAATGATGTACACGGCCAGGATGTAACGAAAGCAGCGGTCCGCGCAGTGGAAGATGCGATATACAGGAATTCCATGCCTGGAATTGCGGGCAGTCTGCCTGATGGGAAAATCGAAAATATGAAAGTAAATGTACGGGTTGCGGTTCCGCTTGATCGTGATAAGCTGGACGTTGAACAAGTCAAACGTGTCATTCCATATGGCGATGTGATGGTTGATGTTACCGATGGCGGAATGGCAACATCAAGTGGGATTATTTTGGAAGATAAAGAAGATGAAAATGATTTGATGTATATTGTAAATGCTGCCGTTGAAGTTGGCTATTAA
- a CDS encoding quinone oxidoreductase family protein: MKAVQFKEYGGPDVLEVIDTDVPVVKADEVLMEMKAIGVNYADTARREGQYVVPTELPFTPGAEVAGVISEVGVNVKDVKKGMRVVALIESGGYAEYAAVPVKALIPVPDEVSFEKAVALPLQGLSAYHILKTMGRLDKGETVLVHAAAGGVGLLAVQLAKLFGAGKVIATASTSEKLTFAKEMGADHTVNYTEDGWEAQIRELTDGKGVDVALEMVGGDVFHKTVKCLAAFGRLVIYGAASGEQTKFYPSSLMKRNQSVVGFFLPQIMRKPVLFQNSLRELLAFVEKGELELTVGGTYPLTEAADVHALLQGRKTKGKIVLIP, encoded by the coding sequence ATGAAGGCAGTACAATTTAAAGAATATGGCGGTCCGGATGTACTGGAAGTTATTGATACGGACGTCCCTGTTGTTAAAGCTGACGAAGTATTAATGGAAATGAAAGCTATTGGTGTAAATTATGCAGACACTGCACGAAGGGAGGGTCAATATGTGGTGCCGACTGAACTTCCATTTACCCCGGGGGCAGAAGTTGCCGGCGTTATCAGTGAAGTTGGTGTAAATGTAAAGGATGTAAAGAAGGGTATGCGTGTTGTTGCATTAATTGAATCTGGGGGTTATGCCGAATATGCAGCAGTTCCGGTGAAAGCTTTAATTCCTGTTCCGGATGAGGTGTCATTTGAAAAAGCAGTCGCACTGCCGCTGCAGGGATTGAGTGCCTATCACATCTTAAAGACGATGGGACGATTGGACAAAGGAGAGACTGTTCTGGTCCATGCGGCTGCAGGTGGTGTTGGATTGCTGGCCGTCCAGCTTGCAAAATTGTTTGGTGCAGGAAAAGTAATTGCTACCGCCAGCACCTCGGAAAAACTGACTTTTGCTAAAGAAATGGGTGCCGATCATACGGTGAATTACACTGAAGATGGCTGGGAAGCACAAATACGTGAATTGACGGATGGAAAGGGGGTTGATGTCGCACTGGAAATGGTTGGTGGAGATGTATTTCATAAGACAGTTAAGTGTCTGGCAGCATTTGGCCGCTTGGTTATTTACGGGGCAGCGAGCGGTGAACAGACGAAATTTTACCCATCATCATTAATGAAGCGCAACCAATCCGTTGTTGGGTTTTTCCTGCCGCAAATCATGCGAAAGCCCGTCCTTTTCCAAAACAGCTTACGTGAACTTTTGGCGTTTGTGGAAAAAGGAGAACTCGAACTCACGGTAGGCGGAACGTACCCATTGACTGAGGCTGCCGATGTACATGCATTGTTGCAGGGACGGAAAACGAAAGGGAAGATTGTTTTGATTCCGTAG
- a CDS encoding SDR family oxidoreductase, with the protein MNVLDLFKLEGKTAIVTGGARGLGAQIAQGFAEAGANVVVCSRKFKACQEMSEAIKKFGVDSLAFSCNVTNPDDVKKVVEETREHFGSIDILVNNSGATWGAPVVEMPFEAWQKVMNVNVTGTFLMSQEVGKVMIEQNSGKIINIASVAGFGGTDPSFMDTISYNTSKGAIMTFTKDLAAKWGQHNINVNALAPGFFPTKMSQGLIHMGKDQILEATPLNRLGNDTDLKGAALFLASKASDYVSGDILTVDGGAHAL; encoded by the coding sequence ATGAACGTTTTGGATTTATTCAAACTGGAAGGGAAAACGGCAATTGTTACAGGGGGAGCACGTGGCCTCGGCGCACAAATTGCACAGGGATTTGCTGAAGCTGGTGCGAATGTGGTTGTTTGTTCCCGCAAATTCAAGGCATGTCAGGAAATGAGTGAAGCGATAAAGAAATTCGGTGTTGATTCGTTGGCATTCAGCTGTAATGTTACGAATCCGGATGATGTGAAAAAAGTGGTGGAAGAAACGCGTGAACATTTTGGATCGATTGATATTCTGGTTAATAACAGTGGTGCTACCTGGGGTGCCCCTGTTGTGGAAATGCCATTTGAAGCCTGGCAGAAGGTCATGAATGTAAATGTAACAGGGACATTTTTAATGAGTCAGGAAGTTGGCAAGGTAATGATTGAACAAAATAGCGGGAAAATCATCAACATTGCTTCTGTTGCCGGTTTTGGCGGTACTGACCCCAGTTTCATGGATACAATCAGCTATAATACAAGCAAAGGAGCAATCATGACCTTCACAAAGGATCTGGCAGCAAAATGGGGACAGCATAATATTAACGTGAATGCACTTGCCCCAGGTTTTTTCCCAACGAAGATGTCACAGGGTTTAATTCATATGGGGAAAGATCAAATATTGGAAGCAACCCCTTTGAACCGTTTGGGAAATGACACTGATTTGAAAGGTGCAGCATTATTCCTGGCTTCTAAAGCGTCTGATTATGTCAGCGGTGATATTTTAACGGTTGATGGTGGAGCACATGCACTTTAA
- a CDS encoding YpjP family protein — protein MKQWIRKIAVIMVAIMTLGTYIPVAHLNTDAEENKESVSPESDINDVVSVADSQIIDDSETDLTLENIDYTETYINDLTEKAKEQTITKLGPRIATQVDDDFMTEILPKIEESLNVILAGSEEEVLPYYSITERPSDGLGEKIFNIYDNRTNKDIARFHVRRDNRPLEGYWFNFHYHLSSDGFENHHEIGEIYWDKNIPPKWMA, from the coding sequence ATGAAACAATGGATTAGAAAAATAGCCGTTATTATGGTAGCAATTATGACCCTTGGCACGTATATCCCTGTAGCACATTTAAACACGGATGCTGAGGAAAATAAAGAATCTGTTTCACCGGAATCGGATATTAATGATGTAGTTTCCGTAGCTGATTCACAGATTATAGATGATAGCGAAACGGATTTAACGCTTGAAAATATTGATTATACTGAAACATATATAAATGATTTAACGGAAAAGGCGAAAGAACAGACAATAACAAAACTGGGTCCAAGAATTGCAACACAGGTGGATGATGATTTTATGACTGAAATTCTGCCTAAAATTGAAGAATCCCTTAACGTTATCCTGGCAGGATCGGAAGAAGAGGTGCTTCCATACTACAGTATAACGGAGCGGCCTTCAGACGGTCTTGGTGAGAAGATTTTCAATATCTATGACAATCGGACAAACAAAGATATCGCCCGGTTCCACGTGCGCCGCGATAACCGGCCACTGGAAGGTTACTGGTTTAATTTTCATTACCATTTGAGCAGTGATGGATTTGAAAATCATCACGAAATCGGAGAAATTTACTGGGATAAAAATATTCCGCCGAAATGGATGGCATAA